Proteins encoded within one genomic window of Cucumis sativus cultivar 9930 chromosome 3, Cucumber_9930_V3, whole genome shotgun sequence:
- the LOC101221908 gene encoding vacuolar-sorting receptor 1: MAGRPCILLFVCFILSVSCLGRFVVEKNSLKITSPDSIKGVYECAIGNFGVPEYGGTMTGIVHYPKANQKACKSFDDAGISFKSKPGSLPTFVLADRGDCYFTMKAWNAQNGGAAAILVADDRLEPLITMDSPEEEKADSNYLKGIAIPSALISKSLGDDIKKALSSGEMVNINLDWTEALPHPDDRVEYEFWTNSNDECGPKCDSQIEFVKNFKGAAQTLEQKGYTQFTPHYITWYCPDAFTLSKQCKSQCINHGRYCAPDPDQDFSKGYDGKDVVVQNLRQICFFKVANETGKPWLWWDYVTDFSIRCPMKEKKYDEECANEVIKSLGIDLNKIKDCIGDPGADMENSILKAEQDAQIGRGSRGDVTILPTLVINNRQYRGKLDRGAVLKGICSGFQETTEPAICLTEDMETNECLTNNGGCWHNKDANVSACRDTFRGRVCECPTVRGVKFTGDGYTHCEPSGALRCEINNGGCWKGTQDGRTYSACSDDHTKGCKCPPGFKGDGVRKCEDVDECKEKLACQCPECKCRNTWGSYDCSCRNGLLYMHEHDTCIGNIGSTVTSWSVVKITILVLAITGITGFAVYKYRIRRYMDSEIRAIMAQYMPLDNQGETSNHVARGGI; encoded by the exons ATGGCCGGAAGACCATGCATTTTACTCTTcgtttgttttattctttctgtCTCCTGTTTGGGTAGATTTGTTGTCGAGAAGAACAGCTTGAAGATAACCTCCCCAGACTCCATCAAGGGTGTTTACGAATGTGCCATTGGGAATTTTGGGGTTCCTGAATATGGAGGCACAATGACTGGCATTGTGCATTATCCTAAAGCCAATCAGAAGGCATGCAAGAGCTTTGATGATGCCGGTATCTCTTTCAAGTCCAAACCTGGGAGTCTGCCTACCTTTGTTCTTGCTGATCGTGGAG ATTGTTACTTCACCATGAAGGCGTGGAATGCACAAAATGGTGGAGCTGCAGCAATTCTTGTTGCAGATGATAGACTTGAACCATTAATTACCATGGACTCTCCGGAAGAAGAGAAGGCAGATTCCAATTACCTAAAAGGCATTGCAATACCTTCTGCCCTCATTAGCAAAAGCTTGGGGGATGACATCAAGAAAGCTCTATCTAGTGGAGAGATGGTCAATATAAATCTTGATTGGACAGAAGCTCTTCCACATCCCGATGATCGCGTTGAGTATGAATTTTGGACAAATAGCAATGATGAGTGTGGGCCAAAGTGTGATAGTCAGATTGAGTTTGTGAAAAACTTCAAAGGAGCTGCTCAGACACTTGAGCAGAAAGGTTACACTCAATTCACTCCCCATTATATAACTTGGTATTGCCCAGATGCTTTTACTTTGAGTAAGCAGTGCAAATCTCAATGCATCAATCATGGGAGATACTGTGCACCAGATCCTGACCAGGATTTCAGTAAAGGATATGATGGAAAGGATGTGGTTGTTCAAAATCTACGccaaatttgtttctttaaagTTGCAAATGAAACTGGAAAACCTTGGCTTTGGTGGGATTATGTCACTGACTTTTCAATCCGTTGTCccatgaaagaaaagaagtacGACGAGGAATGTGCCAATGAAGTTATTAAATCTCTTG GTATAGATCTTAACAAGATAAAAGACTGTATTGGAGATCCAGGGGCAGATATGGAGAACTCAATTCTTAAAGCTGAACAGGATGCACAG ATTGGTAGGGGTTCCCGTGGAGATGTTACTATATTGCCGACTCTTGTTATAAATAACAGACAGTATAGAG GCAAGCTGGATAGAGGAGCAGTTCTGAAAGGCATTTGTTCTGGTTTCCAGGAGACTACAGAACCTGCAATTTGTTTAACTGAAG ACATGGAAACAAATGAGTGTTTAACAAATAATGGTGGTTGCTGGCACAATAAGGATGCAAATGTTTCTGCATGCAGG GATACATTTCGAGGAAGAGTTTGTGAATGTCCTACTGTTCGAGGTGTGAAGTTCACTGGAGATGGCTACACTCATTGTGAAC CGTCAGGAGCTTTACGCTGTGAAATAAACAATGGGGGTTGTTGGAAGGGCACCCAAGATGGAAGAACTTACTCTGCCTGTTCT GATGACCATACAAAGGGCTGCAAGTGCCCTCCAGGATTTAAAGGTGATGGAGTCCGCAAGTGTGAAG ATGTGGACGAGTGCAAGGAGAAGCTAGCATGCCAGTGCCCGGAGTGCAAATGCCGGAATACATGGGGCAGCTATGATTGCAGTTGCCGAAATGGTTTACTGTATATGCATGAACATGATACATGTATAG GTAACATAGGGAGCACTGTGACAAGCTGGAGCGTTGTAAAGATTACTATCCTTGTGTTGGCCATCACTGGGATAACAGGATTTGCAGTTTACAAATACAGAATCCGG AGGTACATGGATTCAGAGATACGGGCTATCATGGCTCAATATATGCCGTTGGATAATCAAGGAGAGACTTCTAATCACGTCGCCCGTGGGGGCATTTGA
- the LOC101222148 gene encoding probable LRR receptor-like serine/threonine-protein kinase IRK, with product MLFKLFLILVLAAAGVSAVDTAFNDDVLGLIVFKAGLQDPMGKLVTWNEDDETPCNWFGVKCNPKTNRVSELVLDGFSLSGHIGRGLLRLQFLQILSLANNNFTGTINSALSHLGNLQVIDLSDNSLSGPIPEQLFLQCGSIRVLSFARNNLIGNIPQSLTSCFSLELLNFSSNHLSGTLPSGLWYLRELQSLDLSDNLLEGQIPTGIQNLYDLRFVSLHKNRLSGKLPEDIGGCLLLKSLDFSENILSGGLPESMQMLSSCTYLNLRGNFLTGEVPRWIGELKNLDTLDLSANNFSGQLPSSIGNLQFLKKFNVSTNYLTRNLPESMENCNNLLSIDASHNRLTGNLPIWIFKAAMPSVPFSSYRLEENLSSPASFQGLQVLDLSSNIFSGHIPSNVGELGNLQLLNISRNHLVGSIPRSIGELKSAYALDFSDNQLSGSIPAEIGGAISLKELRLEKNFLTGEIPVKIGKCPLLTSLILSHNNLTGSIPAAVANLSNLVDVDLSFNKLSGSLPKELTNLSHLLSFNISHNHLEGELPVGGFFNAISPLSISHNPSLCGAVVNRSCPSVHPKPIVLNPNSSDANGNSPSHNHHHEIILSISSIIAIGAASFILLGVVAVTILNIRARSSQSRSAALVLSVREDFSCSPKTNSDYGKLVMFSGDAEFVVGAQALLNKDCELGRGGFGVVYKTVLRDGYLVAIKKLTVTSLIKSREDFESEVKKLGQIRHHNLVALEGYYWTTSLQLLIYEYVPNGSLYKHLHDRTGDNYCLSWRQRFKIVLGMAKGLAYLHHNNIIHYNLKSTNVLIDSSGKPKVGDYGLAMLLPMLDRCILSSKIQSALGYMAPEFACKTVTITEKCDVYGFGILVLEVVTGKRPVEYMEDDVIVLCDMVRVALDEGTVERCVDERLQLNFRVEEAIPVMKLGLICASQVPSNRPDMNEVVNILELIQSPSEVDEELE from the exons ATGCTTTTCAAACTATTCCTTATTCTTGTCTTAGCTGCTGCCGGCGTTTCTGCTGTAGACACTGCTTTCAATGATGACGTTCTAGGATTGATAGTGTTCAAAGCTGGTCTTCAGGATCCCATGGGTAAACTGGTCACATGGAACGAAGACGACGAAACACCCTGTAACTGGTTTGGTGTCAAATGCAATCCTAAAACCAATAGGGTCTCTGAACTTGTCCTTGATGGATTTTCTTTGTCTGGTCACATCGGTCGTGGACTCTTGAGGTTGCAATTCCTTCAAATACTTTCACTTGCCAACAACAACTTCACTGGCACAATCAACTCTGCTCTTTCTCACCTTGGAAATTTGCAAGTTATTGACTTGAGTGACAACAGTTTATCTGGACCCATTCCTGAACAACTTTTCCTGCAATGTGGGTCTATAAGAGTTCTTTCATTTGCCAGAAACAACCTCATAGGAAATATCCCTCAATCATTAACCTCTTGCTTCTCTCTGGAGCTTCTCAACTTCTCCTCCAACCACCTCTCTGGAACATTGCCCTCTGGGTTATGGTATTTGAGAGAGCTCCAGTCTCTGGATTTGTCTGACAACTTGCTTGAGGGGCAAATTCCTACtggaattcaaaatttgtacGATTTGAGATTTGTTAGTTTACACAAGAATCGATTATCTGGAAAGCTTCCTGAGGATATTGGTGGCTGCTTGCTTCTAAAATCACTCGATTTTAGTGAGAATATCCTTTCTGGGGGTCTTCCAGAGTCGATGCAGATGCTCAGTTCTTGCACTTACCTGAATTTACGTGGAAATTTTCTCACGGGTGAAGTCCCTCGTTGGATTGGGGAACTTAAAAATCTTGACACTTTAGATCTTTCTGCTAATAACTTTTCTGGTCAGCTGCCAAGTTCAATTGGCAACCTCCAATTCTTGAAGAAGTTTAATGTGTCCACAAACTATTTAACTAGAAACTTGCCAGAATCCATGGAAAATTGTAATAACCTCTTGAGTATTGATGCTAGCCATAATCGTTTGACTGGCAATCTCCCTATATGGATCTTTAAGGCAGCTATGCCAAGTGTTCCATTTTCCTCGTACAGGTTGGAAGAAAACCTTTCATCTCCAGCCTCTTTCCAGGGTCTTCAAGTTTTGGATttatcttcaaatattttctctgGTCACATTCCATCTAATGTTGGAGAACTTGGTAACTTGCAGTTACTTAACATATCTAGAAACCATCTCGTGGGTTCTATTCCAAGGAGCATTGGTGAACTAAAATCAGCATACGCACTTGACTTCAGTGACAATCAATTAAGCGGAAGCATTCCTGCTGAAATTGGGGGAGCGATCTCACTCAAGGAGTTAAGGCTGGAGAAGAACTTCCTCACTGGGGAAATCCCAGTCAAGATTGGCAAATGCCCGTTGTTAACATCATT GATTCTTTCTCACAACAACCTCACAGGCTCAATTCCTGCTGCCGTTGCAAATCTTTCCAATCTTGTAGATGTAGACTTGTCTTTCAACAAACTATCCGGAAGCCTGCCCAAGGAGCTGACTAATCTTTCCCACCTCCTCTCCTTTAATATCTCCCACAATCACCTTGAGGGAGAACTGCCAGTTGGTGGCTTCTTCAACGCTATATCTCCCTTGTCCATATCACATAACCCATCTCTTTGTGGCGCTGTTGTCAATAGGTCATGTCCATCCGTCCATCCAAAACCGATCGTCCTAAACCCAAATTCTTCTGATGCCAATGGAAATTCCCCCTCCCACAACCACCATCATGAGATCATACTAAGCATATCTTCCATTATTGCCATTGGTGCAGCTTCTTTTATCCTACTTGGTGTAGTAGCTGTCACTATCCTCAATATCCGAGCAAGGTCCTCACAGTCACGGTCTGCTGCTCTTGTATTATCTGTCCGGGAGGACTTTAGCTGCTCTCCAAAAACTAATTCGGACTACGGAAAGCTCGTCATGTTTTCTGGAGATGCAGAGTTTGTAGTTGGCGCCCAAGCATTGCTGAACAAGGACTGCGAACTTGGTCGAGGTGGATTTGGGGTAGTTTACAAAACAGTGCTTCGAGATGGGTATTTAGTTGCAATCAAGAAGTTAACTGTCACAAGCTTGATCAAGTCACGAGAAGATTTTGAGAGTGAAGTGAAGAAGCTGGGACAGATCAGGCATCACAATCTTGTGGCACTTGAAGGGTATTACTGGACAACCTCCTTGCAGCTCCTGATTTATGAATATGTCCCCAATGGAAGTTTGTATAAGCATTTACACGACAGAACTGGCGACAACTACTGTTTGTCTTGGCGGCAGAGGTTCAAGATTGTTCTTGGGATGGCCAAAGGATTGGCTTATTTGCACCACAATAATATCATTCATTACAACTTGAAGTCAACCAATGTTTTGATAGATAGTTCTGGGAAACCAAAAGTAGGGGACTATGGGTTGGCAATGTTATTGCCAATGTTGGACCGTTGCATCTTAAGCAGTAAAATCCAAAGCGCTTTAGGATACATGGCTCCTGAGTTTGCCTGCAAGACAGTGACTATAACTGAAAAGTGTGATGTGTATGGTTTTGGCATCCTGGTTTTGGAAGTGGTGACGGGAAAAAGACCTGTCGAGTACATGGAAGATGATGTTATAGTTCTCTGTGATATGGTGAGGGTAGCTCTGGATGAAGGGACAGTGGAACGATGTGTTGATGAGAGGCTCCAATTGAACTTCCGCGTTGAAGAAGCTATTCCGGTAATGAAACTGGGTTTGATATGTGCATCTCAAGTACCATCGAACAGACCAGACATGAATGAGGTTGTCAATATATTAGAGTTGATCCAATCTCCCTCTGAAGTTGATGAGGAGTTGGAATGA
- the LOC101213503 gene encoding B3 domain-containing transcription repressor VAL2 isoform X1 produces MALRTCMNVSCRASSSTEWRKGWALRSGDFATLCDKCGSAYDQSIFCDIFHLKDSGWRECTSCGKHLHCGCIASKFLMELHDSGGVNCISCAKSLGLHTTSTSEKLNGLGTSQVQNSGDLQSFLVEDGNNDRITLIQSGNKAEGNELRQSHLSPSNNKNVSLVQMKHEENCPSVRDVGYVCSSESTQVTNGLNEFAKQEICKGDSGTKLAYDSLALGCGNSNPLPGVSIDEKEASKPSSPLLLGSRSRHLIPKPARSVFNVGLESNTSMVSQVRVARPPAEGRGRNQLLPRYWPKITDQELQQISGASNSTVVPLFEKMLSASDAGRIGRLVVPKACAEAYFPPISQPEGLPIRIQDVKGKEWVFQFRFWPNNNSRMYVLEGVTPCIQSMQLQAGDTVTFSRMDPEGKLIMGFRKASSSSIMQNYLVEQDSHPSALSTSGHSSEFFSSVFENLPLLSGHSSLLQSLKGNMDPQLNLLPGYFNQPGNDTNWQKAEKQDDQSRECLLLSSMMVPERKRTRNIGSKSKRLHIDCQEALELRLTWEEVQDLLCPPPTVKPSKFMVEDHEFEEYEEPPVFGKMSIFVVHSTRGQEQWAQCDDCSKWRRLPIDVLLPSKWTCLENIWDQSRSSCSTLEELTTRELENILRLNKEFKRQRTLAFSGPIQDHESSGLDALANAATLGDNGSDPGTASVATTTKHPRHRPGCSCIVCIQPPSGKGKHKPTCMCNVCMTVKRRFKTLMMRKKKRQSEREAEIAQKNQLKWSSREESELDNTSRHASLNLDPSANEAQLMTNEPRSQSNLVETCKDQLDLNCQPDQENEVEGVPNRVSMMSLVQIASLPLETYLKQNGLTSLLPELQASSASHAPAQGTNEMEGAVNDDGCFASAAQDQESEGEQICGKDQS; encoded by the exons ATGGCTTTGAGGACTTGCATGAATGTGTCGTGCAGAGCATCCTCTTCAACCGAGTGGAGGAAAGGTTGGGCTCTACGATCGGGAGATTTTGCTACTCTTTGCGATAAGTGCGG GTCTGCTTACGACCAGTCAATTTTCTGCGATATATTCCACTTAAAAGACTCTGGTTGGAGGGAGTGCACCTCATGTGGCAAG CATCTCCATTGTGGATGCATTGCTTCCAAGTTTCTGATGGAGCTTCATGATAGTGGGGGGGTGAATTGCATAAGCTGCGCAAAAAGTTTAGGACTTCATACT ACTAGTACCAGCGAAAAGTTGAATGGGCTTGGCACATCACAAGTTCAAAATTCTGGTgatttacaatcatttttagTGGAAGATGGTAACAATGATAGAATAACACTCATCCAATCGGGAAACAAGGCAGAGGGAAATGAGCTTAGACAATCACACCTATCTCCaagtaataacaaaaatgtatcCTTGGTTCAAATGAAACACGAAGAAAATTGTCCTTCAGTGAGAGATGTTGGATATGTCTGTTCCTCGGAATCCACTCAGGTGACAAATGGTTTGAATGAATTTGCCAAACAGGAAATCTGCAAAGGAGACAGTGGAACAAAGCTTGCTTATGATTCACTTGCTTTGGGCTGTGGTAACTCAAATCCCCTTCCTGGCGTTTCTATTGATGAAAAAGAGGCTAGCAAGCCATCCTCTCCGTTGCTTCTAGGCTCTAGGTCTCGTCATCTTATTCCAAAGCCTGCACGTTCAGTATTTAATGTAGGCTTGGAGTCAAATACTAGCATGGTTTCACAAGTACGCGTTGCGAGACCACCTGCAGAAGGGAGGGGGCGAAATCAGTTACTTCCTCGGTATTGGCCCAAGATTACTGACCAAGAACTGCAGCAGATTTCTGGAGC TTCAAATTCCACTGTTGTGCCCTTGTTTGAGAAGATGCTCAGTGCCAGTGATGCCGGTCGGATAGGTCGATTGGTTGTCCCAAAAGCCTGTGCTGAA GCGTATTTCCCTCCGATCTCTCAGCCAGAGGGCCTTCCTATTAGAATCCAAGATGTCAAAGGAAAAGAGTGGGTGTTTCAGTTCAGGTTTTGgcctaataataatagtagaaTGTATGTTTTGGAAGGAGTAACTCCCTGCATTCAGTCCATGCAGTTGCAAGCTGGAGACACTG TGACTTTTAGCCGCATGGATCCGGAGGGCAAACTTATTATGGGCTTTCGCAAAGCATCAAGCTCTTCTATAATGCAG AATTATTTGGTTGAACAGGATTCTCATCCATCTGCTCTTTCTACTAGCGGTCACTCGAGTGAATTCTTTTCAAGTGTTTTTGAGAATCTTCCTCTTTTGAGTGGCCATTCCAGCCTTCTCCAGTCCTTGAAGGGCAACATGGATCCCCAGCTCAATTTATTGCCTGGGTACTTCAATCAACCTGGTAATGATACGAACTGGCAAAAAGCTGAGAAGCAAGATGATCAATCAAGAGAGTGCTTGCTCCTATCTTCAATGATGGTACCAGAGAGGAAAAGAACTCGAAATATTGGGTCTAAAAGTAAAAGGCTGCACATTGATTGTCAGGAAGCTCTGGAATTGAGACTTACATGGGAAGAGGTGCAGGATTTGCTTTGTCCACCACCCACTGTCAAACCGAGCAAGTTCATGGTTGAGGATCATGAATTTGAAGAGTATGAA GAACCTCCAGTTTTTGGAAAGATGAGCATTTTTGTGGTCCATTCAACTCG GGGACAAGAGCAATGGGCACAGTGTGACGATTGCTCTAAATGGCGAAGGTTGCCCATTGATGTACTTCTGCCCTCCAAGTGGACATGCTTGGAAAACATTTGGGATCAAAGCag GAGTTCATGTTCTACACTTGAAGAACTGACAACAAGGGAACTGGAAAATATTCTCAGATTGAATAAGG AATTCAAGAGGCAGAGAACTTTGGCTTTCAGTGGACCAATCCAGGATCATGAATCCTCTGGTCTGGATGCTCTGGCGAATGCTGCTACTTTAGGAGATAATGGCAGTGATCCAGGCACTGCATCAGTTGCAACTACAACAAAACATCCAAGGCATCGGCCTGGTTGCTCGTGCATTGTGTGCATCCAACCTCCCAGTGGCAAGGGAAAGCACAAACCTACATGCATGTGCAATGTTTGTATGACAGTTAAACGTAGATTTAAAACTCTAATGATGCGCAAAAAGAAGCGGCAGTCAGAGCGTGAAGCTGAAATCGCTCAGAAGAATCAGCTTAAGTGGAGCTCTAGAGAGGAATCTGAGTTGGACAACACCTCTCGGCATGCATCCCTGAACCTCGATCCTTCTGCAAATGAAGCCCAATTGATGACAAATGAACCTAGAAGCCAAAGTAATTTGGTTGAAACTTGTAAGGAccaattagatttaaattgCCAACCTGAccaagaaaatgaagtagaagGGGTGCCTAACCGAGTGAGCATGATGAGTCTAGTTCAAATCGCAAGCCTACCATTGGAGACATATTTGAAGCAGAATGGTCTTACAAGTTTGTTACCAGAACTACAGGCAAGTTCAGCATCACATGCACCAGCCCAAGGTACAAATGAGATGGAAGGAGCTGTAAATGATGATGGGTGTTTTGCTTCTGCTGCTCAAGATCAGGAAAGTGAGGGAGAACAAATTTGCGGAAAAGATCAAAGCTGA
- the LOC101213503 gene encoding B3 domain-containing transcription repressor VAL2 isoform X2 produces the protein MALRTCMNVSCRASSSTEWRKGWALRSGDFATLCDKCGSAYDQSIFCDIFHLKDSGWRECTSCGKHLHCGCIASKFLMELHDSGGVNCISCAKSLGLHTTSTSEKLNGLGTSQVQNSGDLQSFLVEDGNNDRITLIQSGNKAEGNELRQSHLSPSNNKNVSLVQMKHEENCPSVRDVGYVCSSESTQVTNGLNEFAKQEICKGDSGTKLAYDSLALGCGNSNPLPGVSIDEKEASKPSSPLLLGSRSRHLIPKPARSVFNVGLESNTSMVSQVRVARPPAEGRGRNQLLPRYWPKITDQELQQISGASNSTVVPLFEKMLSASDAGRIGRLVVPKACAEAYFPPISQPEGLPIRIQDVKGKEWVFQFRFWPNNNSRMYVLEGVTPCIQSMQLQAGDTVTFSRMDPEGKLIMGFRKASSSSIMQDSHPSALSTSGHSSEFFSSVFENLPLLSGHSSLLQSLKGNMDPQLNLLPGYFNQPGNDTNWQKAEKQDDQSRECLLLSSMMVPERKRTRNIGSKSKRLHIDCQEALELRLTWEEVQDLLCPPPTVKPSKFMVEDHEFEEYEEPPVFGKMSIFVVHSTRGQEQWAQCDDCSKWRRLPIDVLLPSKWTCLENIWDQSRSSCSTLEELTTRELENILRLNKEFKRQRTLAFSGPIQDHESSGLDALANAATLGDNGSDPGTASVATTTKHPRHRPGCSCIVCIQPPSGKGKHKPTCMCNVCMTVKRRFKTLMMRKKKRQSEREAEIAQKNQLKWSSREESELDNTSRHASLNLDPSANEAQLMTNEPRSQSNLVETCKDQLDLNCQPDQENEVEGVPNRVSMMSLVQIASLPLETYLKQNGLTSLLPELQASSASHAPAQGTNEMEGAVNDDGCFASAAQDQESEGEQICGKDQS, from the exons ATGGCTTTGAGGACTTGCATGAATGTGTCGTGCAGAGCATCCTCTTCAACCGAGTGGAGGAAAGGTTGGGCTCTACGATCGGGAGATTTTGCTACTCTTTGCGATAAGTGCGG GTCTGCTTACGACCAGTCAATTTTCTGCGATATATTCCACTTAAAAGACTCTGGTTGGAGGGAGTGCACCTCATGTGGCAAG CATCTCCATTGTGGATGCATTGCTTCCAAGTTTCTGATGGAGCTTCATGATAGTGGGGGGGTGAATTGCATAAGCTGCGCAAAAAGTTTAGGACTTCATACT ACTAGTACCAGCGAAAAGTTGAATGGGCTTGGCACATCACAAGTTCAAAATTCTGGTgatttacaatcatttttagTGGAAGATGGTAACAATGATAGAATAACACTCATCCAATCGGGAAACAAGGCAGAGGGAAATGAGCTTAGACAATCACACCTATCTCCaagtaataacaaaaatgtatcCTTGGTTCAAATGAAACACGAAGAAAATTGTCCTTCAGTGAGAGATGTTGGATATGTCTGTTCCTCGGAATCCACTCAGGTGACAAATGGTTTGAATGAATTTGCCAAACAGGAAATCTGCAAAGGAGACAGTGGAACAAAGCTTGCTTATGATTCACTTGCTTTGGGCTGTGGTAACTCAAATCCCCTTCCTGGCGTTTCTATTGATGAAAAAGAGGCTAGCAAGCCATCCTCTCCGTTGCTTCTAGGCTCTAGGTCTCGTCATCTTATTCCAAAGCCTGCACGTTCAGTATTTAATGTAGGCTTGGAGTCAAATACTAGCATGGTTTCACAAGTACGCGTTGCGAGACCACCTGCAGAAGGGAGGGGGCGAAATCAGTTACTTCCTCGGTATTGGCCCAAGATTACTGACCAAGAACTGCAGCAGATTTCTGGAGC TTCAAATTCCACTGTTGTGCCCTTGTTTGAGAAGATGCTCAGTGCCAGTGATGCCGGTCGGATAGGTCGATTGGTTGTCCCAAAAGCCTGTGCTGAA GCGTATTTCCCTCCGATCTCTCAGCCAGAGGGCCTTCCTATTAGAATCCAAGATGTCAAAGGAAAAGAGTGGGTGTTTCAGTTCAGGTTTTGgcctaataataatagtagaaTGTATGTTTTGGAAGGAGTAACTCCCTGCATTCAGTCCATGCAGTTGCAAGCTGGAGACACTG TGACTTTTAGCCGCATGGATCCGGAGGGCAAACTTATTATGGGCTTTCGCAAAGCATCAAGCTCTTCTATAATGCAG GATTCTCATCCATCTGCTCTTTCTACTAGCGGTCACTCGAGTGAATTCTTTTCAAGTGTTTTTGAGAATCTTCCTCTTTTGAGTGGCCATTCCAGCCTTCTCCAGTCCTTGAAGGGCAACATGGATCCCCAGCTCAATTTATTGCCTGGGTACTTCAATCAACCTGGTAATGATACGAACTGGCAAAAAGCTGAGAAGCAAGATGATCAATCAAGAGAGTGCTTGCTCCTATCTTCAATGATGGTACCAGAGAGGAAAAGAACTCGAAATATTGGGTCTAAAAGTAAAAGGCTGCACATTGATTGTCAGGAAGCTCTGGAATTGAGACTTACATGGGAAGAGGTGCAGGATTTGCTTTGTCCACCACCCACTGTCAAACCGAGCAAGTTCATGGTTGAGGATCATGAATTTGAAGAGTATGAA GAACCTCCAGTTTTTGGAAAGATGAGCATTTTTGTGGTCCATTCAACTCG GGGACAAGAGCAATGGGCACAGTGTGACGATTGCTCTAAATGGCGAAGGTTGCCCATTGATGTACTTCTGCCCTCCAAGTGGACATGCTTGGAAAACATTTGGGATCAAAGCag GAGTTCATGTTCTACACTTGAAGAACTGACAACAAGGGAACTGGAAAATATTCTCAGATTGAATAAGG AATTCAAGAGGCAGAGAACTTTGGCTTTCAGTGGACCAATCCAGGATCATGAATCCTCTGGTCTGGATGCTCTGGCGAATGCTGCTACTTTAGGAGATAATGGCAGTGATCCAGGCACTGCATCAGTTGCAACTACAACAAAACATCCAAGGCATCGGCCTGGTTGCTCGTGCATTGTGTGCATCCAACCTCCCAGTGGCAAGGGAAAGCACAAACCTACATGCATGTGCAATGTTTGTATGACAGTTAAACGTAGATTTAAAACTCTAATGATGCGCAAAAAGAAGCGGCAGTCAGAGCGTGAAGCTGAAATCGCTCAGAAGAATCAGCTTAAGTGGAGCTCTAGAGAGGAATCTGAGTTGGACAACACCTCTCGGCATGCATCCCTGAACCTCGATCCTTCTGCAAATGAAGCCCAATTGATGACAAATGAACCTAGAAGCCAAAGTAATTTGGTTGAAACTTGTAAGGAccaattagatttaaattgCCAACCTGAccaagaaaatgaagtagaagGGGTGCCTAACCGAGTGAGCATGATGAGTCTAGTTCAAATCGCAAGCCTACCATTGGAGACATATTTGAAGCAGAATGGTCTTACAAGTTTGTTACCAGAACTACAGGCAAGTTCAGCATCACATGCACCAGCCCAAGGTACAAATGAGATGGAAGGAGCTGTAAATGATGATGGGTGTTTTGCTTCTGCTGCTCAAGATCAGGAAAGTGAGGGAGAACAAATTTGCGGAAAAGATCAAAGCTGA
- the LOC101222385 gene encoding uncharacterized protein LOC101222385 produces the protein MAGTLLCNASSASAFLARTSSSKTSLSLPLKPLALRSFSPSSRTGFFRIYALTSNDIKVGTNIEVDGAPWRVLEFLHVKPGKGAAFVRTKIRNYVTGNTVEKTFRAGSSLEEANVYKEVKQFTYKDGSQFVFMDLNTYEEIRLNAADVGDRTKWLKEGMDCIVLFWNGKVIDFEVPITIQLTVVDVDPGLKGDTAQGGSKPATLETGAVVSVPLFINVGDSIVIDTRTGQYTSRA, from the exons ATGGCTGGCACTCTCCTCTGTAATGCCTCCTCGGCTTCTGCTTTTCTCGCCCGCACCTCATCCTCAAAGACTTCCCTTTCGCTTCCTTTGAAGCCCCTCGCTTTGCGCTCTTTCTCCCCAAGTTCGCGTACCGGATTTTTCA GGATTTATGCGTTAACTAGCAACGACATCAAAGTTGGCACCAATATTGAAGTGGATGGAGCTCCTTGGCGTGTATtag AGTTCCTTCATGTTAAACCCGGCAAAGGAGCAGCTTTTGTGAGGACTAAAATTCGCAATTACGTGACCGGAAATACGGTTGAGAAGACTTTTCGAGCAGGAAGTTCG CTTGAAGAGGCCAATGTATACAAGGAAGTCAAGCAGTTCACTTACAAAGACGGTTCCCAGTTTGTTTTCATGGACCTG AATACGTATGAAGAAATACGCTTGAATGCAGCAGACGTTGGTGATAGGACAAAGTGGCTAAAAGAAGGAATGGACTGTATCGTACTGTTTTGGAATGGGAAG GTCATTGATTTTGAGGTTCCCATCACAATTCAGTTGACTGTGGTTGATGTTGATCCTGGACTGAAAGGTGACACGGCACAAG GTGGTTCGAAGCCCGCTACACTTGAAACTGGTGCCGTTGTTAGTGTCCCTCTGTTTATAAATGTAGGCGATAGTATTGTGATAGATACAAGGACTGGACAATACACGAGCCGAGCATGA